The genomic region ACGCCAAGTTCATTGACCAGGTCAAGTTCAAATTTGAGATTATCAATAATAAATTCCTGTCTGTCTGGTGTGTTCTTGCCCATATAGAAGCTAAGCATTTCCTCTATAGATTTGTCTTTATCCAGCATTACAGGATCCAAACGAATATCTTCTCCTATAAAATGCACAAATTCATCCGGCGAGATCTCACCTAATCCCTTAAATCGGGTAATTTCAGGTTTACCTTTCAATTTCTCCATTGCCTGCTTTCGCTCCATCTCACTATAACAGTAAATAGTCTCCTTTTTATTTCTTACTCGAAATAACGGGGTCTGTAAAATATAGAGATGATTTTCCTTAATTAGTTCCGGGAAAAACTGAAGGAAAAATGTGATAAGCAGCAACCTGATGTGCATTCCATCAACATCGGCATCTGTAGCAATAACAATATTATTATAACGCAGATCTTCCAGAGAATCTTCGATATTTAATGCTGCTTGCAGCAGATTGAATTCCTCATTTTCGTATACGATCTTTTTTGTTAGTCCGTAGCTATTCAAAGGTTTACCCTTCAAACTAAACACTGCCTGGGTAACTACATCCCTGCTCTTTGTGATAGAACCGGATGCTGAATCTCCCTCTGTTATAAACAATGTTGTTTCAAGACATCGTTGATGTTTACTGTCGCCAAGATGTACGCGGCAATCCCTTAATTTCTTATTATGCAGACTGGCTTTTTTAGCTCTGTCTTTCGCTAACTTCCTGATTCCGGAAAGATCCTTACGCTCGCGTTCTGCCTGAAGAATTTTTCGTTGAAGATTTTCAGCCGTTTCCGGGTTTTTATGGAGATAATTATCAAGATTTCTTTTAATAAAATCATTGATATAAGTTCTTACCGTGGGAAGTTCTCCTCCCATGTCTGTAGAACCTAATTTTGTTTTCGTCTGACTCTCAAACACCGGTTCCATCACTTTTATACTGATGGCAGTTACGATAGATTTACGAATATCGCTGGCTTCATAATTCTTGCCATAAAATTCACGAACGGTTTTAACGATCGCTTCCCTGTATGCGGCAAGGTGTGTTCCTCCCTGTGAAGTATTCTGCCCATTTACGAAACTGTGGTACTCCTCGCTATATTGCGTTCTACTATGAGTGATCGCTGCTTCTATATCATCTCCACGCAGGTGTACAATTGGATACAGCATATCTTCTTCACTAATACTGTCCCCCAGGAGATCTTTTAACCCATTTTCAGAATAAAATTTCTCACCATTAAAAACTATGGTTAAACCTGGATTCAGGTAAACATAGTTCTTCAACATTTTCTCTATATACTCATTTCTGAATTTATAATTCTTGAATATCAGCTCATCTGGAATGAAGGTGATCTTAGTTCCTCGCCTTCTTGAAGTTTCCTCAAGATGCTCTTCATCCTGAAGTTCTCCCTTTGCAAACTCGGCAGCATGGCTTTTGCCATCACGCGAAGATTCTACTCTAAAATAGGAAGACAAAGCATTTACTGCTTTCGTACCTACACCATTTAGACCTACAGACTTTTTGAAAGCTCTGCTATCATATTTACCACCGGTATTCATTTTGGACACTACATCCACAACCTTACCTAAAGGAATCCCTCTACCAAAATCACGAACGATTA from Christiangramia sp. OXR-203 harbors:
- a CDS encoding DNA topoisomerase IV subunit B; translated protein: MSDNTKYTEDNIRSLDWKEHIRMRPGMYIGKLGDGSSQDDGIYILLKEVIDNSIDEFVMGAGKTIEISVQNQRVIVRDFGRGIPLGKVVDVVSKMNTGGKYDSRAFKKSVGLNGVGTKAVNALSSYFRVESSRDGKSHAAEFAKGELQDEEHLEETSRRRGTKITFIPDELIFKNYKFRNEYIEKMLKNYVYLNPGLTIVFNGEKFYSENGLKDLLGDSISEEDMLYPIVHLRGDDIEAAITHSRTQYSEEYHSFVNGQNTSQGGTHLAAYREAIVKTVREFYGKNYEASDIRKSIVTAISIKVMEPVFESQTKTKLGSTDMGGELPTVRTYINDFIKRNLDNYLHKNPETAENLQRKILQAERERKDLSGIRKLAKDRAKKASLHNKKLRDCRVHLGDSKHQRCLETTLFITEGDSASGSITKSRDVVTQAVFSLKGKPLNSYGLTKKIVYENEEFNLLQAALNIEDSLEDLRYNNIVIATDADVDGMHIRLLLITFFLQFFPELIKENHLYILQTPLFRVRNKKETIYCYSEMERKQAMEKLKGKPEITRFKGLGEISPDEFVHFIGEDIRLDPVMLDKDKSIEEMLSFYMGKNTPDRQEFIIDNLKFELDLVNELGV